A window of Microbacterium lushaniae genomic DNA:
GCAGGGCGGCGGATGCGACGGCGTCATCGTCGTCCTGGGGGCTGCCGCCGCGCAGGCCGCGCTCCTGGTGCCGCCGTCGGCGAGCGTCGTCGTGGCGGCTGAGTGGGAGGCGGGCCTGTCCCGTTCCCTGGCCGCGGGGATGGATGCGGCGGGGGACGCGGATGCTGTGATTCTGGTGCCCGTGGACACGCCCGCCCTTCCCGCCGCCGCGGTCACCCGCATCCGCACGGCCGCCGGCGAAGACGCGCGCCACGCGCTGGTGCGGTCGACCTACGGCGGGCACCCGGGGCATCCGGTGCTCGTGGGCTCGGTTCACTGGGGACACCTGCGCGCACAGCTGTCGGGCGACGCGGGAGCCGGCGCCTTCCTCACCCGCGCGGGCGCGACGGCGGTGGAGTGCGGCGATCTGTGGACCGGCGCCGACCACGACCGGCGTCCGTGACCCCGCGCGCCGCGCATCACCCTCACCCCGCCCGACGCAGCCCGCCGGTGAGGCGGGCCCGTGATCGCAGCAGCGCGCGCGGGCAGCGCCCGTCGGCGGATCAGCCGCCGAGCACGACGTTCAGCGGTGGCTCACCGGCGTGCAGCCGCTCGATCTGGGCCCGCACCAGGCGCGCGATCCGCGGGCGCATCGCGGTGGTGGCGCCGCCCACGTGCGGGGCGATGAGCACGCCCGGCAGCGCCCACAGGGGGTGGCCCTCGGGCAGCGGTTCGGGGTCGGTGACGTCCAGCGCGGCGCGGATCCGCCCGCGACGCACGTGGTCGACGAGCGCGTCGGTGTCGATGAGCGATCCCCGTCCGACGTTGACCACCAATGCACCGTCGGGCAGTGCCGACAGTGCGGCGTCGTCGATCAGGTGCGTGGTGGACTCGCCGCCGGGGAGGGACGCGATGAGCACCTCGGTGTCGGCGAGGACCTCGGCCAGGTCGTCGATCGCGGCGACCTCGATGCCGTCCTCGGTGCGTGCGCGGCTGGCGACGGCGCGCAGCTGCACCTCGAACCCGGCCAGACGTGCGGCGATCGCCTTCCCCACGCCGCCGTAGCCGAGGAGGGTGACGCGCCGGTCGGCGAGGCTCTCAGCGAAGCCCTGCGACCACTTCCCGGCATCCTGCGCGCGGACGAAACCGGGGATGCCGCGCTGAACGGCAAGGGTGAGAGCGACCGCGAGCTCGGCCGTTGATGCCTCGTGCACCGACGAGGCGTTCGCGAATGCCTGTCCTTCCGGCAGCACGGAGTCGACCCCGTCGTACCCGATCGACTGGCTCTGGATGAGGCCCACCTCGATGCCGCTCAGGTTCTCGAGCACCGTCGCCAGGCCCATGTACGGCGGCACGACCATGTCGAACCGGTCACGCGGTGCGGGAGAGTCCAGATCCCACACGACCAGATCCACGCCCTCCGGCAGCGGCTGGATGTCGGCGGCGAGCTGTTCGGTGGGTACGGAGACGACGACGCTGGTCACGCCTCCACCGTAGCTTCCCGCGTCCGCGCGACGGCGGAAGTGCATCGAATCGGCGAGAGTGCACCGGATTCGGTGCCGGTTCGCCGAGATGATGCACTCTCGACGAAGAGGCGCGCGAAAGCCGCCGGATGCGGCGGATGCGGCGGACTCAGGCGGCGGCGGCGACCACGGCGGACAGCGCCGAGGAGAAGAACCCGAGACCGTCGACCCCCGAGCGCATCGCGACAGCGGTGCCGGGGCCGAAGCCGGGCTCGACCGCGTGCTCGGGGTGCGGCATGAGTCCCACCACGTTCCCGCGCTCATTGGTGATTCCGGCGATGTCGTCGATCGACCCGTTCGGGTTCACGCCGAGGTAGCGCAGGGCCACCAGGCCCTCGCCGTTGACCCGCTTGAGGGTCTCGGCGTCGGCGATGTAACCCCCGTCGGCGTTCTTGAGCGGGATCACGATCTCCTGGCCCTCGGCGAAGTCGTTCGTCCACGCCGTCGAGGCGTTCTCCACGCGAAGACGCTGGTCGCGGCGGATGAACTGCTGGTGGGCGTTGCGGATCAGCCCGCCCGGCAGCAGGTGCGCCTCGACGAGCATCTGGAAGCCGTTGCAGATGCCGAGGACGGGCATGCCCTTGGCCGCAGCATCCTTCACCTCCGCCATGATCGGCGCGAGGGCCGCGATCGCACCTGCCCGCAGGTAGTCGCCGTAGCTGAAACCGCCCGGGAGGACGAGGGCGTCGACGCCCTTCAGGTCGTGGTCGCCGTGCCACAGGGCGACGGGCTCGCCCCCGGCGATCGCGATCGCACGCTGCGCGTCGCGGTCATCGAGCGACCCGGGGAAGGTGATGACCCCGATGCGGGTGGTCACGGCACGACCTCGATGCCGACGACGTCTTCGATCACCGCGTTGGAGAGCACGTCGTCGGCGATCCGGCGGGCGGTGGCGAGCACGTCGTCGTCCACCTCGCCCTCGACCGTGAGCTCGAAGCGCTTGCCGATGCGCACATCGGTGAAGCTCTCGACGCCGATGCGCGCGAGTGCTCCCGACACCGCCTTGCCCTGGGGATCCAGCAGCTCGGCCTTGGGCATGACGTCGACGACGATGGTGGGCATTCGAGCTCCAGGAGTCGCGGGAAAGCAGGCGCTCCCATCCTACGGGCCCCGCCGCTGCCCGCGCCGCGACGCCCGGAGCCGCTGCCCGCGCCGCGACCACCGGGCACGCGGACCGGACGTGCCATGCGCGCGAGCCCAGGCGCGAGCCGGACGTGGCCGTGGGAGCGCTCCCTTGACTTCGTGGGAGCGATCCCATACGCTGACCGACGATCCGGTGAGAGCGCTCCCACGCTGAAGCCGTCCGTACACCATCCACAAAGGAGTGACCTGTGTCATCACGCGTCCTGCGACGCTCCGCCCTCGTGGCAGCCGTCGCATCCACCACAGCTCTCGTGCTCGCCGGCTGCGCCGGCGGGGGCGGCAGCGCCGCCGACGGAGACTCCGACGGGGACATCACCCTGTCGATCACGACCTTCGGCACCTTCGGGTACGACGACCTCTACGACGAGTACGAGGAACTGCACCCGAACATCACGATCGAGGCGACCAACATCGACACGGGCGGCAACGCGCGGACGGATGCGTTCACCAAGCTCGCTGCCGGTTCGGGCCTGTCCGACATCGTCGCGATCGAAGAGGGCTGGCTCGGCGCGATCATGGAGGTCTCCGACAACTTCGTCGACCTGCGCGACTACGGCATCGAGGACCGCAAGTCCGACTGGGTCGAGTGGAAGTACGACCAGGCCACGGACCCCGAGGGCCGTGTCATCGGCTACGGCACCGACATCGGTCCGGTGGGCCTGTGCTACAACGGCCCGGCCTTCGCCGCCGCCGGTCTCCCCACCGACCGCGCCGAGGTCGCGACGCTGCTCGAGGGTGACTGGGAGAACTACTTCGAGGTGGGCCGTCAGTACCAGGAGGCGACCGGGAAGGCCTGGTACGACCACTCCGGGTTCGTCTGGAACTCGATGGTCAACCAGCTGCCCGAGGGCTACTACACCGCCGACGGCGAGCTGAACGTCGAGGGCAACACGGAGCTGCAGGAGCGCTTCGAACTGCTCGGCGCGGCAGCCGAAGACGGCCTGTCGGCCGCGCAGGCGGCGTGGGACTGGAACGGCGGAAAGTCGTTCGTCGACGGCACCTTCGCGACCTTCGTGTGCCCCGGCTGGATGCTGGGCGTCCTGCAGGGCAACGCCGAGGCCGGCGGCGGCGACGCCACGACCGGATGGGACTTCGCCGACGTCTTCCCCGGCGGTTCGGTCAACTGGGGTGGCGCGTTCCTCTCCGTCACCGAGTCCTCGCAGCACAAGGAAGCCGCCGCTGAGCTGGCCGACTGGCTGACCCAGCCCGAGCAGCAGGTGAAGCAGTCCACCGCCGCGGGCAACTTCCCCAGCACGATCGAGGCGCAGGAAGCGCTCGCCGCCGAGGCGACGCCGAACGAGTTCTTCAACAACGCCCCCACCGGCGCGATCCTCGCCGAGCGCGCCAAGGACGTCATCGCGCAGTTCAAGGGTCCGGATGACTCCGTCATCCAGGAGAACGTGTTCGGCCCGCCGCTGTCGGCGCTGGACCGTGGCGAGACCGACACGCAGGGTGCCTGGCAGCAGTCGCTCGACCTCCTGAACGACCTGGTCGGCTAGCGATCGGCTGACGCATGCGGGGTCTCCGGACTCGTCCGGGGCCCCGCATGCTTCTTCCTCGAGAGGATTCGACATGACCGCCACCGCGATCCGCCCCGACACCGTCGCCACAGCCGCCCCGCCGCCGGCACCCCGCCGTTCCCTGCGTCAGCGGATGTCCAAGGCCGACCAGAAGGCCTCGCCCTACCTGTACATCGCGCCCTTCTTCCTGCTCTTCGGGCTGGTCGGGCTGTTCCCCCTGATCTACACCCTCAACGTCTCGCTGTTCGAGTGGGATCTGCTCAAGGGCCAGGGAGAGTTCGTCGGCTTCGGCAACTTCGCCGAGATCCTCAGCGACCGGATGTTCTGGAACTCCATCTCCAACACCCTGAGCATCTTCCTGCTCTCGGCCATCCCGCAGCTGTCCGTCGCCCTGGTGATCGCGTACCTCCTCGACCGAGGCCTGCGCGCTCCCACCTTCTGGCGGATGAGCGTCCTGCTGCCCTTCGTCGTCACCCCCGTGGCGACCGCGCTGATCTTCTCGAGCATCTTCAACGAGGCCGACGGCCTGGCCAACAACCTGCTCAACCTGATCGGCATCGCCGACCAGCAGTGGAAGCACGACACGTTCCTCAGCCACCTCGCGATCGCGATCATGGTGAACTTCCGCTGGACCGGGTACAACGCACTCATCCTGCTCGCGGCGATGCAGGCCGTCCCGCGCGACCTCTACGAATCGGCGGCGCTCGACGGCGCCGGTGCGGTGCGCCGGTTCTTCTCCATCACGATCCCGACGATCCGTCCGACGCTGATCTTCGTCGTGATCACCGCGACGATCGGCGGACTGCAGATCTTCGCCGAGCCACGCCTGTTCGACGTCTCCACCGCCGGCGGCATCGGCGGCAGCGACCGGCAGTTCCAGACGACGGTGCTCTTCCTGTGGGAGCTGGCGTTCTTCCGTCGCGACCTCGGTGAGGCCTCGGCCGTCGCGTGGCTGCTGTTCCTGCTGATCGTCGGCATCGGTGTCATCAACTTCCTCATCGCCCGCCGCATCGCCACCGGCGAGGGCAGGCCAACGCGTCGCGCGCGCAGGGCTGCGCGCCGCAGCGCCCAGATCGGAGCGGACGTATGAGCATCACGATCCCCGAACCCCTTCCCCCCGTGCAGGTGGATGCGGTCGAGCCCGACCGCCCGCGCAGGCCCCGACGCGCCGGCGGCCGCAAGCCGCGCGAGGCCGGTCCTGCCGGCATCGGCAGCCGCCCCGGTTTCCTCACCTATGGCCTGCTGGCGGCGTTCATCATCGGCAGCGCCTATCCGCTGTGGTGGTCGTTCGTCGTCGGGTCGGGGACCAACGCCACGCGTGGCGAGACGCTGCCCCTCATCCCGGGCGGCAACTTCCTCGCCAACGCCGCGCGCGTGTTCGACGCGATCCCGTTCTGGCTCGCGCTGGGCAACTCGGTTCTCGTATCGGCGATCATCACCCTGTCGGTCGTGACGTTCTCCACGATCGCCGGCTACGCCTTCGCGAAGCTCCGCTTCCGCGGTCGCGACGGCCTCATGGTGTTCGTCATCGCCACGATGGCGATCCCCACGCAGCTGGGCATCATCCCCCTCTTCATGGTCATGCGCGAGCTCGGCTGGACCGGAACGATCGGCGCGGTCATCGTGCCCACGCTCGTGACGGCGTTCGGCGTGTTCTTCATGCGCCAGTACCTCGTCGACGTCATCCCCGATGAGCTCATCGAGGCCGCCCGCATGGACGGGGCGAACCAGTTCCGCACCTTCCTGACCGTCGGACTGCCCGCCGCCCGGCCGGCGATGGCGATCCTCGGGCTCTTCACCTTCATGACGGCGTGGACGGACTACCTGTGGCCGCTGATCGTCCTCAGCCCCTCCAACCCGACTCTGCAGACGGCGCTCAGCCAGCTGCAGTCCGGCTTCTACATCGACTATTCGATCGTCCTCACCGGCGCGGTCATGGCCACGATCCCCCTCCTGGTGCTGTTCATCATCGCGGGCAAGCAGCTGATCAGCGGGATCATGGCCGGGGCCGTGAAGGGCTGAGGCGTGACCGACATCCGACGAGAGGATCCTCCTTCCATGACCACGACCGCCCTGCCGGCGCGCCCCGGACTGCGCGAATTCCCCTCCAGCTTCCGGTTCGGCGCGGCCACCGCTGCCTTCCAGATCGAGGGCGCCGCGTTCGAGGACGGCCGTCGCGCGAGCATCTGGGACGCGTTCTGCCGCGTGCCCGGCGCCGTGCTGGGCGGTGACGACGGCGACATCGCGTGCGACCACTACCACCGGTACCCGCAGGATGTCGCGCTCATGAAGGAGCTCGGCCTGCAGACCTACCGCTTCTCCACGTCGTGGTCGCGCGTGCGGCCCGACGGCGGTCCGCTGAACCAGGCGGGGGTGGACTTCTACCGGCGCCTCGTCGACGAACTGCTGGATGCCGGCATCCGCCCGTGGCTGACGCTGTACCACTGGGACCTGCCGCAGGCGCTTCAGGAGCGCGGCGGATGGACCGTGCGCGAGACGGCCGAGCGGTTCACCGAGTACGCCCTCGATATGCACGACGCCCTCGGCGACCG
This region includes:
- a CDS encoding carbohydrate ABC transporter permease — its product is MTATAIRPDTVATAAPPPAPRRSLRQRMSKADQKASPYLYIAPFFLLFGLVGLFPLIYTLNVSLFEWDLLKGQGEFVGFGNFAEILSDRMFWNSISNTLSIFLLSAIPQLSVALVIAYLLDRGLRAPTFWRMSVLLPFVVTPVATALIFSSIFNEADGLANNLLNLIGIADQQWKHDTFLSHLAIAIMVNFRWTGYNALILLAAMQAVPRDLYESAALDGAGAVRRFFSITIPTIRPTLIFVVITATIGGLQIFAEPRLFDVSTAGGIGGSDRQFQTTVLFLWELAFFRRDLGEASAVAWLLFLLIVGIGVINFLIARRIATGEGRPTRRARRAARRSAQIGADV
- a CDS encoding ABC transporter substrate-binding protein, with the translated sequence MSSRVLRRSALVAAVASTTALVLAGCAGGGGSAADGDSDGDITLSITTFGTFGYDDLYDEYEELHPNITIEATNIDTGGNARTDAFTKLAAGSGLSDIVAIEEGWLGAIMEVSDNFVDLRDYGIEDRKSDWVEWKYDQATDPEGRVIGYGTDIGPVGLCYNGPAFAAAGLPTDRAEVATLLEGDWENYFEVGRQYQEATGKAWYDHSGFVWNSMVNQLPEGYYTADGELNVEGNTELQERFELLGAAAEDGLSAAQAAWDWNGGKSFVDGTFATFVCPGWMLGVLQGNAEAGGGDATTGWDFADVFPGGSVNWGGAFLSVTESSQHKEAAAELADWLTQPEQQVKQSTAAGNFPSTIEAQEALAAEATPNEFFNNAPTGAILAERAKDVIAQFKGPDDSVIQENVFGPPLSALDRGETDTQGAWQQSLDLLNDLVG
- the purS gene encoding phosphoribosylformylglycinamidine synthase subunit PurS, with the protein product MPTIVVDVMPKAELLDPQGKAVSGALARIGVESFTDVRIGKRFELTVEGEVDDDVLATARRIADDVLSNAVIEDVVGIEVVP
- a CDS encoding 2-hydroxyacid dehydrogenase codes for the protein MTSVVVSVPTEQLAADIQPLPEGVDLVVWDLDSPAPRDRFDMVVPPYMGLATVLENLSGIEVGLIQSQSIGYDGVDSVLPEGQAFANASSVHEASTAELAVALTLAVQRGIPGFVRAQDAGKWSQGFAESLADRRVTLLGYGGVGKAIAARLAGFEVQLRAVASRARTEDGIEVAAIDDLAEVLADTEVLIASLPGGESTTHLIDDAALSALPDGALVVNVGRGSLIDTDALVDHVRRGRIRAALDVTDPEPLPEGHPLWALPGVLIAPHVGGATTAMRPRIARLVRAQIERLHAGEPPLNVVLGG
- a CDS encoding nucleotidyltransferase family protein, producing the protein MAASASPRVTGIVLAAGAGRRFGGPKALASDASGTPWVQRAVDALQGGGCDGVIVVLGAAAAQAALLVPPSASVVVAAEWEAGLSRSLAAGMDAAGDADAVILVPVDTPALPAAAVTRIRTAAGEDARHALVRSTYGGHPGHPVLVGSVHWGHLRAQLSGDAGAGAFLTRAGATAVECGDLWTGADHDRRP
- a CDS encoding carbohydrate ABC transporter permease, producing MSITIPEPLPPVQVDAVEPDRPRRPRRAGGRKPREAGPAGIGSRPGFLTYGLLAAFIIGSAYPLWWSFVVGSGTNATRGETLPLIPGGNFLANAARVFDAIPFWLALGNSVLVSAIITLSVVTFSTIAGYAFAKLRFRGRDGLMVFVIATMAIPTQLGIIPLFMVMRELGWTGTIGAVIVPTLVTAFGVFFMRQYLVDVIPDELIEAARMDGANQFRTFLTVGLPAARPAMAILGLFTFMTAWTDYLWPLIVLSPSNPTLQTALSQLQSGFYIDYSIVLTGAVMATIPLLVLFIIAGKQLISGIMAGAVKG
- the purQ gene encoding phosphoribosylformylglycinamidine synthase subunit PurQ, which produces MTTRIGVITFPGSLDDRDAQRAIAIAGGEPVALWHGDHDLKGVDALVLPGGFSYGDYLRAGAIAALAPIMAEVKDAAAKGMPVLGICNGFQMLVEAHLLPGGLIRNAHQQFIRRDQRLRVENASTAWTNDFAEGQEIVIPLKNADGGYIADAETLKRVNGEGLVALRYLGVNPNGSIDDIAGITNERGNVVGLMPHPEHAVEPGFGPGTAVAMRSGVDGLGFFSSALSAVVAAAA